In Mercurialis annua linkage group LG5, ddMerAnnu1.2, whole genome shotgun sequence, a single genomic region encodes these proteins:
- the LOC126680545 gene encoding glycolate oxidase isoform X2, whose product MRKLQGRSCLRWYSTTMHLEQRTSRLLRKTAMLSQGSNRFRPRILIDVSRIDMTTSVLGFKISMPIMLAPTAMQKMAHPEGEYATARAASAANTIMTLSSWATSSVEEVASTGPGIRFFQLYVYRNRNVVAQLVRRAERAGFKAIALTVDTPRLGRREADIKNRFVLPPHLSLKNFEGLDLGKMDKSDDSGLASYVAGQIDRTLSWKDVKWLQTITSLPILVKGVLTAEDARLSVQNGAAGIIVSNHGARQLDYVPATIAALEEVVKAAQGRIPVFLDGGVRRGTDVFKALALGASGVFVGRPVLYSLAAEGEAGVRKMLGMLREEFELTMALSGCRSLKEITRDHVVADWDHPRPVASARL is encoded by the exons ATGAGGAAATTGCAAGGCAGAAGTTGCCTAAGATGGTATTCGACTACTATGCATCTGGAGCAGAGGACCAGTCGACTCTTAAGGAAAACCGCAATGCTTTCTCAAG GTTCAAATAGGTTTCGCCCTCGCATTCTTATTGATGTGAGCAGGATCGACATGACCACATCTGTTTTAGGATTCAAGATTTCAATGCCTATCATGCTTGCTCCAACCGCCATGCAGAAGATGGCCCACCCTGAAG GGGAGTATGCAACAGCAAGGGCAGCTTCAGCAGCTAATACAATTATG ACACTGTCCTCATGGGCCACTTCCAGTGTTGAGGAGGTTGCTTCGACTGGACCTGGCATTCGCTTTTTCCAGCTCTAT gTGTACAGGAACAGGAATGTGGTTGCTCAGCTTGTGAGAAGAGCTGAGAGAGCTGGTTTCAAGGCTATTGCTCTTACTGTGGACACTCCAAGACTTGGACGAAGAGAAGCTGATATCAAGAACAG ATTTGTTCTGCCGCCACATTTGTCTTTGAAGAACTTCGAGGGATTGGATCTTGGAAAAATGGACAAG AGTGATGACTCTGGACTAGCTTCATATGTTGCTGGCCAAATTGACCGAACACTCAGCTGGAAG GATGTGAAGTGGCTTCAGACAATCACATCTCTGCCAATCCTGGTGAAGGGTGTGCTGACTGCTGAGGATG CTAGGCTATCCGTCCAGAACGGCGCTGCTGGAATCATCGTCTCCAATCATGGAGCTCGCCAGCTCGATTATGTTCCTGCAACCATTGCGGCTTTGGAAGAG GTCGTTAAAGCTGCACAAGGCCGAATTCCAGTTTTTCTTGATGGTGGAGTTCGTCGTGGAACAGATGTTTTTAAGGCATTGGCTCTAGGAGCATCTGGAGTATTT GTTGGAAGGCCAGTTCTCTACTCATTGGCTGCTGAAGGCGAAGCTGGTGTTCGGAAAATGCTTGGAATGCTTCGCGAAGAGTTTGAGCTAACAATGGCATTAAGCGGCTGTCGCTCTCTCAAAGAGATCACCCGTGACCACGTTGTGGCTGACTGGGATCATCCTCGCCCTGTTGCCTCTGCCAGATTATAA
- the LOC126680545 gene encoding glycolate oxidase isoform X1 yields the protein MEITNVMEYEEIARQKLPKMVFDYYASGAEDQSTLKENRNAFSRILFRPRILIDVSRIDMTTSVLGFKISMPIMLAPTAMQKMAHPEGEYATARAASAANTIMTLSSWATSSVEEVASTGPGIRFFQLYVYRNRNVVAQLVRRAERAGFKAIALTVDTPRLGRREADIKNRFVLPPHLSLKNFEGLDLGKMDKSDDSGLASYVAGQIDRTLSWKDVKWLQTITSLPILVKGVLTAEDARLSVQNGAAGIIVSNHGARQLDYVPATIAALEEVVKAAQGRIPVFLDGGVRRGTDVFKALALGASGVFVGRPVLYSLAAEGEAGVRKMLGMLREEFELTMALSGCRSLKEITRDHVVADWDHPRPVASARL from the exons ATGGAGATAACCAATGTTATGGAATATGAGGAAATTGCAAGGCAGAAGTTGCCTAAGATGGTATTCGACTACTATGCATCTGGAGCAGAGGACCAGTCGACTCTTAAGGAAAACCGCAATGCTTTCTCAAGAATTCT GTTTCGCCCTCGCATTCTTATTGATGTGAGCAGGATCGACATGACCACATCTGTTTTAGGATTCAAGATTTCAATGCCTATCATGCTTGCTCCAACCGCCATGCAGAAGATGGCCCACCCTGAAG GGGAGTATGCAACAGCAAGGGCAGCTTCAGCAGCTAATACAATTATG ACACTGTCCTCATGGGCCACTTCCAGTGTTGAGGAGGTTGCTTCGACTGGACCTGGCATTCGCTTTTTCCAGCTCTAT gTGTACAGGAACAGGAATGTGGTTGCTCAGCTTGTGAGAAGAGCTGAGAGAGCTGGTTTCAAGGCTATTGCTCTTACTGTGGACACTCCAAGACTTGGACGAAGAGAAGCTGATATCAAGAACAG ATTTGTTCTGCCGCCACATTTGTCTTTGAAGAACTTCGAGGGATTGGATCTTGGAAAAATGGACAAG AGTGATGACTCTGGACTAGCTTCATATGTTGCTGGCCAAATTGACCGAACACTCAGCTGGAAG GATGTGAAGTGGCTTCAGACAATCACATCTCTGCCAATCCTGGTGAAGGGTGTGCTGACTGCTGAGGATG CTAGGCTATCCGTCCAGAACGGCGCTGCTGGAATCATCGTCTCCAATCATGGAGCTCGCCAGCTCGATTATGTTCCTGCAACCATTGCGGCTTTGGAAGAG GTCGTTAAAGCTGCACAAGGCCGAATTCCAGTTTTTCTTGATGGTGGAGTTCGTCGTGGAACAGATGTTTTTAAGGCATTGGCTCTAGGAGCATCTGGAGTATTT GTTGGAAGGCCAGTTCTCTACTCATTGGCTGCTGAAGGCGAAGCTGGTGTTCGGAAAATGCTTGGAATGCTTCGCGAAGAGTTTGAGCTAACAATGGCATTAAGCGGCTGTCGCTCTCTCAAAGAGATCACCCGTGACCACGTTGTGGCTGACTGGGATCATCCTCGCCCTGTTGCCTCTGCCAGATTATAA
- the LOC126682445 gene encoding protein TIFY 5A-like yields the protein MRRNCNLELRLVSEPSNNQTIMEKERQQLTIFYNGRVCVSDVTEPQAREILLLASREMDDKLRTPIATPSETPSDSEFASPTFPLCSPSTGLSMKRSIQRFLQKRKQRAQATSPYNYND from the exons ATGAGAAGAAACTGTAATCTTGAACTCCGCCTTGTTTCTGAACCCAGTAACAATCAGACAAT TATGGAGAAGGAGAGGCAGCAGCTAACTATATTCTACAATGGTAGAGTTTGTGTTTCTGATGTTACAGAGCCTCAG GCTAGAGAAATTTTGTTGCTTGCAAGTCGAGAAATGGATGATAAACTGAGAACTCCAATTGCAACCCCTAGCGAAACACCTAGTGATTCGGAATTTGCTTCGCCAACATTTCCGCTATGTAGCCCTAGTACCGGTCTTTCGATGAAGAGATCGATCCAACGGTTTCTCCAGAAGAGGAAGCAAAGAGCTCAAGCAACATCTCCCTACAACTACAATGACTAA